From Synoicihabitans lomoniglobus, the proteins below share one genomic window:
- a CDS encoding addiction module protein, translating into MHRCLAIRGSDDMFGGMSIAELRKLPPDEKLKILEVLWGDLAADENSFKSPSWHQTELARTEEEFAAGKIEVLDWETAKKEMRNQFE; encoded by the coding sequence ATGCATCGCTGCCTTGCGATTCGTGGGAGTGACGACATGTTTGGAGGCATGAGCATTGCCGAACTCCGCAAACTTCCCCCGGATGAGAAGTTGAAGATCCTTGAGGTCCTGTGGGGGGATTTGGCTGCGGATGAGAATTCCTTTAAAAGTCCATCGTGGCACCAAACGGAGTTGGCGCGCACCGAGGAGGAATTTGCCGCCGGCAAAATCGAAGTGCTCGATTGGGAAACGGCGAAGAAGGAGATGAGAAACCAATTCGAGTGA
- a CDS encoding ROK family protein, which translates to MSEPQIMGIDIGGTKCAVSQLVDGRVVESTRIATAAFEPTFAALCTGVRALRDPDRPLRMGVSCGGPLDGRRGTITAPPNLHESWHGIAIVERLTTAFGGQATLMNDANACALAEWKFGAGQGVANMIFLTSGTGFGAGLILDGRLYEGTTGDAGEVGHVRLAPTGPVGYGKAGSVEGFCSGGGIARLARLRLASSPAAAAAPWRDDSVEITGQRLAHAAEAGDAFAQSIMAEAGQKLGAAVSLLIDLFNPERIVIGGFYPKSRHLLDPAMYPVIDDEALPSPRAVCQIVPAALGETIGSHGAVAAALYVLESTPVTPSSPPSAT; encoded by the coding sequence ATGAGTGAACCCCAGATCATGGGCATCGATATTGGCGGCACCAAATGCGCCGTCAGCCAGTTGGTCGATGGACGCGTCGTCGAATCCACCCGCATCGCCACGGCGGCGTTCGAACCCACTTTTGCGGCGCTATGCACCGGGGTGCGTGCGTTGCGCGACCCCGATCGTCCCCTCCGGATGGGCGTGTCCTGCGGTGGTCCGCTCGACGGTCGCCGCGGCACCATCACCGCTCCACCGAACCTCCATGAGAGTTGGCATGGCATCGCCATCGTGGAGCGACTCACGACCGCTTTCGGCGGACAGGCCACGCTGATGAACGACGCCAATGCCTGCGCGCTGGCGGAGTGGAAATTCGGGGCCGGCCAGGGCGTGGCGAACATGATTTTTCTCACCTCGGGCACGGGCTTCGGGGCCGGTCTGATTCTCGATGGCCGACTCTACGAAGGCACCACGGGAGACGCCGGCGAGGTGGGCCACGTCCGCCTCGCCCCGACCGGACCGGTCGGCTACGGCAAGGCCGGTTCCGTGGAAGGTTTTTGCAGTGGCGGAGGCATCGCTCGTCTCGCCCGCCTGCGGTTGGCTTCGAGTCCCGCCGCCGCCGCCGCGCCGTGGCGCGACGACAGCGTGGAGATCACCGGACAACGTCTCGCTCACGCGGCGGAAGCGGGGGACGCCTTCGCGCAGTCCATCATGGCGGAGGCCGGGCAAAAGCTCGGTGCGGCCGTTTCCCTGCTGATCGATCTGTTCAACCCGGAGCGTATCGTCATCGGGGGATTCTACCCCAAGTCCCGGCACCTGCTCGATCCCGCCATGTATCCGGTAATCGACGACGAAGCGCTGCCCAGCCCCCGCGCCGTTTGTCAAATCGTGCCCGCCGCACTCGGAGAAACCATCGGCAGTCACGGTGCCGTGGCCGCCGCGCTTTATGTGTTGGAATCGACTCCGGTCACCCCATCGTCACCGCCATCTGCCACATGA
- a CDS encoding AraC family transcriptional regulator translates to MKPHEHTGFEFMYLSRGQARWRAGGQTLVQQPGELYLAYPRERHGTGAKRNTENQQLWVGLDLDAFGADGRRLAARLRRDHPRILRGCDNIEPVLRAVVRQVVTKQPRRTAAIRSLLRTFLVLVEQKLDTVDAGAANAEEPVLPHSYGVRQALAFLARNLQRRVPLRDLAAVATVRSVPHFCAQFQREVGVSPAAYHLQARLEAARLALRQPAFDVTNTAQHFGFSSSQHFGTQFRRAFGVTPGQWRRGADRGCCRNSTAQETD, encoded by the coding sequence ATGAAACCGCACGAGCACACGGGGTTCGAATTCATGTATCTCTCGCGGGGCCAGGCGCGTTGGCGGGCGGGCGGACAGACACTCGTGCAACAGCCGGGAGAGCTTTATCTGGCGTATCCGCGGGAACGGCACGGCACGGGGGCAAAGCGAAATACCGAGAACCAGCAACTCTGGGTGGGGCTCGATCTCGACGCGTTTGGGGCGGATGGCCGCCGTTTGGCCGCGCGGCTGCGACGGGACCATCCCCGGATCTTGCGCGGCTGTGACAACATCGAGCCGGTGTTGCGAGCGGTGGTGCGACAAGTCGTGACGAAGCAGCCGCGACGCACCGCAGCCATTCGTTCGTTGCTCAGGACGTTTTTGGTGCTGGTCGAGCAAAAGTTGGACACGGTGGACGCCGGCGCGGCGAATGCAGAAGAGCCGGTTTTACCCCACTCATATGGTGTGCGCCAGGCCTTGGCTTTTCTCGCGCGCAACCTGCAACGGCGGGTGCCGCTGCGCGATCTGGCCGCCGTTGCGACCGTGCGCAGCGTGCCGCATTTTTGCGCGCAGTTTCAACGCGAGGTGGGCGTGTCTCCGGCCGCCTACCACTTGCAGGCACGGTTGGAGGCCGCCCGACTGGCACTGCGCCAGCCCGCGTTTGATGTGACCAATACCGCGCAGCATTTTGGGTTCAGCTCCTCGCAGCATTTCGGCACCCAGTTTCGCCGCGCTTTCGGTGTCACCCCCGGTCAATGGCGACGCGGGGCCGATCGAGGATGCTGCCGGAATAGCACAGCACAGGAGACTGACTGA
- a CDS encoding D-sedoheptulose-7-phosphate isomerase — protein sequence MNSTIVKLGLDYPDLTGVLPQVEAAFSLLRDAFATDRKLLTCGNGGSAADADHIVGELVKGFLLRRPLPASAQAALIDAHGESGRYMADHLQGGLPAIALTAHTALATAFANDVAPDLVFAQQVQAYGQPGDVLLALSTSGNSANVLHAVRLAHSRGVRTIGLTGASGGQLAPLCDVAICVPYTETPRIQERHLPIYHALCIALEAHFFGPTP from the coding sequence ATGAATTCCACCATCGTAAAACTGGGTCTCGACTACCCCGATCTGACCGGCGTGCTGCCGCAGGTGGAGGCCGCTTTTTCCCTGCTGCGCGACGCGTTCGCGACCGACCGCAAACTCCTCACCTGTGGCAATGGCGGCAGTGCCGCCGATGCGGACCACATTGTCGGTGAACTGGTCAAAGGATTCCTGCTGCGCCGGCCCCTGCCCGCCTCCGCTCAAGCCGCCTTGATCGACGCCCACGGCGAGAGCGGGCGCTACATGGCCGATCACCTGCAGGGCGGGCTGCCCGCGATTGCGCTCACCGCGCACACCGCGCTGGCCACGGCCTTTGCCAATGATGTCGCACCGGATCTCGTGTTTGCGCAACAGGTCCAAGCTTACGGTCAACCCGGCGACGTGCTGCTCGCCCTCAGCACCTCGGGCAACTCGGCCAACGTGCTGCATGCCGTTCGCCTCGCGCACAGCCGCGGCGTGCGCACCATCGGACTCACCGGAGCGTCCGGCGGACAACTGGCGCCACTGTGCGATGTGGCCATCTGCGTGCCTTACACCGAAACCCCGCGGATACAGGAACGTCACTTGCCCATCTACCACGCGCTCTGCATCGCCCTCGAAGCCCACTTCTTCGGCCCGACCCCCTGA
- a CDS encoding phytanoyl-CoA dioxygenase family protein translates to MNEPRSAHQLSDEQKACYQENGYLIGLPPVFTPEEMRRINAELPHLLALLKPGETTKDIREWHEASQYLYEICLNPRILDLVEGVLGPDFYCWASNFFIKEPRSTSTVGWHQDAYYWPMAPHNSVTVWVAFDDVDEGNGGMKIIPGSHRGGIVKHQRGTDTDSVLTLQLEDGSDFSSEAAVQFRMKAGECSLHDDRAIHGSQANPSDRRRAGLTIRYSGTNVKNDLAVNPNFKTYLCRGTDTFHHNPVGVPPTTRFGRPNFKAVSKEEAGLG, encoded by the coding sequence ATGAATGAGCCCCGCTCCGCCCACCAGTTGTCCGACGAACAAAAAGCCTGCTACCAAGAAAACGGTTACCTCATCGGTCTGCCGCCCGTTTTCACGCCGGAGGAAATGCGCCGCATCAATGCCGAGTTGCCGCACCTGCTGGCCCTGCTCAAACCCGGCGAAACCACCAAGGACATCCGCGAATGGCACGAGGCCAGCCAATATCTTTACGAGATCTGCCTGAACCCGCGGATTCTTGATTTGGTCGAAGGCGTGCTGGGGCCCGATTTCTACTGTTGGGCCAGCAACTTTTTCATCAAAGAGCCACGCAGCACGTCCACCGTCGGCTGGCACCAGGATGCCTACTATTGGCCCATGGCCCCCCACAATTCCGTCACCGTGTGGGTCGCCTTCGACGATGTCGATGAAGGCAACGGCGGGATGAAAATCATTCCCGGTTCGCATCGCGGCGGCATCGTCAAACACCAGCGCGGGACGGATACCGATTCCGTGCTCACCCTGCAGCTCGAGGACGGTTCGGACTTTTCCTCCGAGGCCGCGGTGCAGTTTCGCATGAAAGCCGGTGAGTGCTCGCTCCATGATGACCGGGCGATTCACGGCTCCCAGGCCAACCCCTCGGATCGGCGACGCGCCGGACTCACCATCCGCTACTCCGGCACCAACGTGAAAAACGACCTCGCGGTAAACCCGAACTTCAAAACCTACCTTTGCCGCGGGACCGACACCTTCCATCACAATCCCGTCGGAGTGCCGCCCACGACCCGCTTTGGCCGACCCAACTTCAAAGCCGTGAGCAAAGAAGAAGCGGGCCTGGGTTAA
- a CDS encoding SMP-30/gluconolactonase/LRE family protein has translation MKAAGLHELGEGPMWDDRRNAFRWVDITAGLIHALDEKSDCPRSIATGGTCGFVVPTDAPDTLVATHGADLVLVDDATGAITPFQSGDATGKLRCNDGKCDPTGRLWWGTMPYEWGEFTGTLYSKVGALAPQSRIERLGCSNGLAWHVATGSFYFIDSLKRRLDRFDWDPTSGDIVFDRTILSLAEEQGLPDGMCIDAEGMLWVACWGGACVRRIDPSSGAELARVDLPATQVTSCAFGGPELDTLYITTAWSGMTDEERAAQPLAGGIFYAKPGVRGLPVDRFRLNQP, from the coding sequence TTGAAAGCCGCCGGCCTCCACGAATTGGGGGAAGGTCCCATGTGGGACGACCGCCGTAATGCGTTTCGGTGGGTGGACATCACCGCAGGGCTCATTCACGCGCTCGACGAAAAAAGCGACTGCCCTCGCTCCATCGCTACCGGGGGAACCTGCGGCTTCGTCGTCCCCACCGATGCGCCCGACACTCTGGTGGCGACCCACGGGGCGGACTTGGTGTTGGTGGACGACGCGACCGGAGCGATCACACCATTCCAATCGGGAGACGCGACCGGAAAACTCCGTTGCAACGACGGCAAATGTGATCCGACCGGCCGGTTGTGGTGGGGCACCATGCCGTATGAATGGGGCGAGTTCACCGGGACGCTTTACTCGAAAGTCGGTGCGCTAGCTCCACAGTCCCGCATTGAACGCCTGGGCTGTTCCAACGGCTTGGCCTGGCACGTCGCAACCGGCAGTTTCTATTTCATCGATAGTTTGAAACGCCGCCTCGACCGCTTCGATTGGGATCCGACCTCGGGAGACATCGTGTTCGACCGCACCATCTTGTCGCTCGCGGAGGAACAAGGTCTGCCCGACGGCATGTGCATCGACGCGGAGGGAATGCTCTGGGTCGCATGCTGGGGGGGAGCCTGCGTGCGCCGCATCGACCCCTCCTCCGGCGCAGAGCTCGCACGCGTCGACCTCCCCGCCACCCAAGTCACATCGTGCGCATTTGGTGGTCCGGAACTGGATACGCTCTACATCACGACGGCATGGAGTGGCATGACCGACGAAGAGCGCGCCGCGCAACCCCTCGCCGGCGGCATCTTCTACGCCAAGCCCGGCGTGCGCGGCCTGCCCGTGGACCGATTCCGCCTGAACCAACCATAA
- a CDS encoding efflux RND transporter permease subunit, with protein MNFSDFFIKRPIFAGVLSIIIFLVGAIALFKLPISEYPEVVPPTVVVRATYPGANPKTIADTVAAPLEQAINGVEHSLYMYSQATSDGVMTLTITFELGTNLDTAQVQVQNRVSQALPKLPEEVRRLGVVTAKTSPDLLMVVHLFSPNGRYDDIYVRNYATLQVRDVLARLNGVGDVRLFGSGDYAMRVWLDPEKMAARGLIPSDVVAAIREQNVQVAAGSVGQQPLEHPNDTQLLINTQGRLIDADQFADIIVKTGTHGETVQLSDVARLELGASQYSLRSLLNNQRAVAIPISQLPGSNAIAVSDAVRATMQELSASFPEGLDYDIVYDPTIFVRSSIKAVVHTLLEAIVLVVIVVILFLQTWRASLIPLAAVPVSLVGTFAVMLALGFSINALSLFGLVLAIGIVVDDAIVVVENVERNIALGLSPVDATKRAMREVTGPIVATTLVLAAVFIPTAFIAGLTGQFYKQFAITIAISTFISTINSLTLSPALSALLLKSHHAPKDLPSRILDRGLGWFFRPFNRFFDWAAGRYTAGVSRLIRFSAITLILYGGLLALTGWGFKSTPTGFVPTQDKGYLVAFAQLPDAASLDRTDDVIRRMGDIALAHPGVANAIAFPGLSINGFTNSTNSGIVFVALKDFEERHGAGMSGQEIAATLQGEFGAIQDAYIAIFPPPPVQGLGTTAGFKLYIEDRADLGIDALYDAVQQLVGAGYASGQLGGLYSSFTINTPQLQADVDRTKAKQQGVALNDLYDTMQTYLGSAYVNDFNRFGRTYQVVAQADAEFRNDASDIARLKTRNRAGEMVPLGSFMSVSETYGPDRVMRYNGYPAAEVNGAPLPGVSTGTAQAVITRLANQTLPAGMAFEWTELTYQQVLAGNAGLFVFPISILLVFLVLAAQYESFRLPFAVILIVPMALLAAITGLWLTDGDNNIFTQIGLIVLIGLAAKNAILIVEFAAQRRSEGASPVEAALDAARLRLRPILMTSIAFIAGVFPLVASTGAGAEMRHAMGVAVFSGMIGVTFFGLFLTPVFYVVLERLGLREPQPQPAADSVAADDASTQSA; from the coding sequence ATGAACTTCTCCGACTTCTTCATCAAACGCCCGATCTTCGCGGGCGTGCTGTCGATCATCATCTTCCTCGTGGGCGCCATCGCCCTCTTCAAACTACCGATCTCGGAATATCCCGAAGTCGTGCCGCCCACGGTCGTGGTGCGCGCGACCTACCCGGGCGCCAATCCCAAGACGATCGCCGACACCGTCGCCGCGCCGCTCGAACAGGCCATCAACGGCGTGGAGCACTCGCTCTACATGTATTCGCAGGCGACCAGCGACGGCGTGATGACCCTCACCATCACCTTTGAACTCGGCACCAATCTGGATACGGCCCAGGTGCAGGTGCAAAACCGCGTCTCGCAGGCCTTGCCCAAACTGCCCGAAGAGGTCCGCCGTCTCGGCGTCGTCACGGCCAAGACCTCTCCCGACCTGCTCATGGTCGTTCACCTCTTCAGTCCCAATGGCCGCTACGACGACATCTACGTGCGCAACTACGCCACCCTGCAGGTGCGCGACGTGCTCGCCCGGCTGAACGGCGTGGGTGACGTGCGGTTGTTTGGCTCCGGCGACTACGCCATGCGGGTCTGGCTGGATCCGGAAAAAATGGCCGCGCGCGGCCTCATCCCCTCCGACGTCGTCGCCGCCATCCGCGAGCAGAACGTGCAAGTCGCCGCCGGTTCCGTCGGCCAACAACCGCTCGAACACCCCAACGACACCCAGCTCCTCATCAACACGCAGGGACGCCTGATCGATGCGGACCAATTTGCCGACATCATCGTCAAGACCGGGACCCACGGTGAGACCGTTCAGCTCTCCGACGTCGCCCGCCTCGAACTCGGCGCATCGCAATACTCTCTGCGCTCGCTGCTCAACAACCAGCGCGCCGTCGCCATCCCGATCTCCCAATTGCCCGGCTCCAACGCCATCGCCGTCTCCGACGCCGTGCGCGCCACCATGCAGGAATTGTCGGCTTCGTTCCCCGAAGGCCTCGACTACGACATCGTTTACGACCCGACCATCTTCGTGCGCAGCTCCATCAAGGCCGTCGTGCACACCCTGCTCGAAGCCATCGTGCTCGTGGTCATCGTAGTGATTTTGTTCCTACAAACCTGGCGCGCGTCGCTCATCCCTCTCGCCGCCGTGCCGGTGTCGCTCGTCGGCACGTTCGCCGTCATGCTGGCCCTCGGTTTTTCGATCAACGCGCTGTCGCTCTTCGGTCTCGTGCTCGCCATCGGCATCGTGGTGGACGACGCCATCGTGGTGGTCGAAAACGTCGAACGTAACATCGCCCTCGGCCTCTCGCCCGTCGACGCCACCAAGCGTGCCATGCGCGAAGTCACCGGCCCGATCGTCGCGACCACTCTGGTGCTCGCCGCCGTGTTCATTCCCACCGCATTCATCGCCGGGCTGACCGGACAATTCTACAAGCAGTTCGCCATCACGATCGCGATCTCGACCTTCATCTCGACGATCAACTCGCTCACGCTGTCGCCCGCTCTCAGCGCCCTCCTGCTCAAGAGTCACCACGCGCCCAAAGACTTGCCCTCGCGTATCCTCGATCGCGGCCTCGGTTGGTTCTTCCGTCCCTTCAACCGCTTCTTCGACTGGGCGGCCGGTCGCTACACCGCCGGTGTTTCCCGGCTGATTCGGTTCTCCGCCATCACGCTCATCCTCTACGGCGGTCTGCTCGCGCTCACCGGTTGGGGCTTCAAATCCACGCCCACCGGTTTCGTGCCGACCCAGGACAAGGGTTACCTCGTCGCCTTTGCCCAACTCCCCGACGCTGCTTCGCTCGACCGCACCGACGATGTCATCCGTCGCATGGGTGACATCGCCCTCGCCCACCCGGGTGTCGCCAACGCCATCGCATTCCCCGGCTTGTCGATCAACGGCTTCACCAACTCCACCAACAGCGGCATCGTCTTCGTGGCGCTCAAGGATTTCGAGGAACGCCACGGGGCGGGCATGTCCGGTCAGGAGATCGCGGCCACGTTGCAAGGCGAGTTCGGCGCCATTCAGGACGCCTACATCGCCATCTTCCCGCCGCCCCCCGTGCAAGGTCTGGGCACCACGGCCGGTTTCAAGCTCTACATCGAGGACCGCGCCGATCTCGGCATCGACGCCCTCTACGACGCCGTGCAGCAGCTCGTCGGCGCCGGCTACGCCAGTGGGCAACTCGGGGGGCTGTATTCCAGCTTCACCATCAACACCCCGCAGTTGCAGGCCGATGTCGATCGCACCAAGGCCAAACAACAGGGCGTCGCCCTCAACGATCTCTACGACACGATGCAGACCTACCTCGGTTCAGCCTACGTCAACGACTTCAATCGCTTCGGCCGCACCTACCAGGTGGTCGCGCAGGCCGACGCGGAGTTTCGGAACGACGCCTCCGATATTGCCCGCCTCAAAACCCGCAACCGGGCCGGCGAAATGGTGCCGCTCGGCTCGTTCATGAGTGTATCCGAAACTTACGGACCGGATCGGGTGATGCGCTACAACGGCTACCCCGCCGCCGAGGTCAACGGCGCCCCCCTGCCCGGCGTGAGCACCGGCACGGCGCAGGCGGTCATTACCAGACTCGCCAACCAAACCCTGCCCGCCGGTATGGCGTTTGAATGGACCGAGCTCACCTACCAGCAGGTCCTCGCGGGCAACGCCGGGCTCTTCGTATTCCCCATTTCGATACTCCTGGTCTTCCTCGTCCTCGCCGCCCAATACGAAAGTTTCCGCCTGCCGTTCGCGGTGATTCTCATCGTGCCAATGGCGCTGCTCGCCGCCATCACCGGCCTCTGGCTGACCGACGGCGACAACAACATCTTCACCCAGATCGGGCTCATCGTGCTCATCGGTCTGGCGGCCAAAAACGCCATCCTCATCGTCGAATTCGCCGCCCAGCGCCGCAGTGAAGGAGCCTCGCCCGTCGAGGCCGCCCTCGACGCCGCCCGCCTGCGCCTGCGCCCGATTCTCATGACGAGTATCGCGTTTATCGCCGGTGTCTTCCCGCTCGTGGCGTCGACCGGTGCCGGCGCCGAGATGCGCCATGCCATGGGCGTCGCGGTCTTCTCCGGCATGATCGGTGTCACCTTCTTTGGCCTGTTCCTCACGCCCGTCTTTTACGTGGTGCTGGAGCGCCTCGGCCTGCGCGAACCACAACCGCAACCCGCGGCCGATTCCGTCGCAGCCGACGATGCGTCCACTCAATCCGCCTAA
- a CDS encoding efflux transporter outer membrane subunit has translation MKASFRLLPLLPSALLLLTVQLSARAEPDLTTAAFGDSTLDALVATAFENNVDLQAAAARVDQALAAAGATRADFWPQLSLNGSARRHSNLENGYLASDYASLPGTATWELDLWGRIRKGTQAARADAGTSAALHDAARVSLAAEVTQTYYTLRALQLESAIVTRSVTTRRDARRIVADRVEIGSSNPLDLARADTELALAEADAAAVAHRTANLEHALAVLLGEQPGPTTGTHVSTTALPSPPRVPSDLPAELLQRRPDIAAAEQSLAASSARIGVAKTAFFPTIRLTGSAGWESADFNNFFSGDNRVWSFGPSLYLPLFQGGRNRANLNRAEAAFAEQSARYRGAVLRAFQDVSDALAANRFLAEQTAATERAATAARRAANLSHVRYDAGVVSYLEVVDAERSALDAERATVRLQGQRLVAAASLIRALGGGWQRVAESSVPEPAL, from the coding sequence ATGAAAGCATCCTTTCGGCTTCTCCCACTTCTGCCTTCGGCCCTCCTCCTTCTTACGGTCCAACTCAGCGCCCGCGCCGAGCCGGATCTCACGACCGCTGCGTTCGGCGATTCCACGCTCGATGCGCTGGTTGCCACCGCATTCGAAAACAATGTCGATCTGCAAGCCGCCGCCGCCCGCGTTGACCAGGCGCTCGCCGCCGCCGGCGCGACCCGCGCCGACTTCTGGCCGCAACTCAGCCTGAACGGCTCGGCCCGTCGTCACAGCAATCTGGAAAACGGCTACCTCGCGAGCGACTATGCCAGTCTGCCCGGCACCGCCACCTGGGAACTCGATCTCTGGGGTCGCATTCGCAAAGGGACCCAGGCCGCCCGCGCCGACGCCGGCACCTCTGCCGCCCTGCACGATGCGGCCCGCGTCAGTCTCGCCGCCGAGGTCACCCAGACCTACTACACCTTGCGCGCCCTCCAGCTGGAATCGGCCATCGTCACCCGCAGTGTGACGACGCGCCGCGACGCTCGCCGCATCGTGGCCGACCGCGTGGAGATCGGCAGCAGCAATCCCCTCGACCTCGCCCGCGCCGACACCGAACTCGCGCTCGCCGAAGCCGACGCCGCCGCCGTCGCGCATCGCACCGCCAACCTCGAACACGCGCTCGCCGTGCTCCTCGGCGAACAACCCGGCCCGACCACCGGCACCCACGTCAGCACGACCGCGCTGCCTTCGCCGCCGCGCGTGCCATCCGACCTCCCGGCGGAGCTCCTCCAACGTCGCCCCGACATCGCCGCCGCCGAACAATCACTCGCCGCGTCGTCCGCCCGCATCGGTGTCGCCAAGACAGCGTTCTTCCCGACCATTCGGCTCACGGGCAGCGCGGGATGGGAAAGCGCCGACTTCAATAACTTCTTCTCCGGCGACAACCGCGTGTGGAGTTTCGGACCAAGTCTCTACCTACCGTTGTTCCAAGGAGGCCGCAACCGCGCCAACCTCAATCGCGCGGAAGCCGCCTTCGCTGAACAATCCGCCCGTTATCGCGGGGCCGTGTTGCGCGCCTTCCAGGACGTCTCCGACGCGCTTGCCGCGAATCGTTTCCTCGCCGAGCAAACCGCAGCGACCGAGCGCGCCGCGACTGCCGCCCGACGGGCCGCCAATCTCTCCCATGTCCGCTACGACGCGGGGGTGGTGAGTTACCTCGAAGTCGTCGACGCCGAACGCAGCGCCCTCGACGCCGAACGCGCCACGGTGCGACTCCAAGGCCAACGTCTCGTCGCTGCGGCCAGTCTCATCCGCGCCCTCGGCGGTGGCTGGCAACGCGTGGCTGAATCTTCCGTCCCGGAACCCGCCCTATGA